CTGTTGGATCTTTTGAATAATAATGTTCAGACATTAAGATTCTCCTTATAATGAAGTAAAGAAACGTCCGTTTCTTCAAACAAAAGCGCAGAGCGAAGCCCTGAAGTTTTAAATAAATACGCTTGTTTTAAATAAGCTACCCATAATCCATCTACTCCATAATTCCGTGGAGTATAAAATAACGAAGAAAAGCCCGTCTTAGCTGACGAGCTTTTCTTCACTATTCATAGAATTACTTAAGTTCTACAGATGCGCCTACTTCTTCAAGTTTAGCTTTTAGTTCTTCTGCTTCTTCTTTAGCAACGCCTTCTTTAACTGGACCTGGTGCGCCGTCTACAACTGCTTTAGCTTCTTTCAAGCCAAGGCCTGTAATTTCACGTACTGCTTTGATAACTTGGATTTTCTTGTCTCCAGCAGATGTTAGAATTACGTCGAATTCTGATTGCTCTTCTTCAACAGCTCCGCCAGCAGCTCCAGCAGCAGCAACAGGTGCAGCAGCAGTTACGCCAAATTCTTCTTCAATTGCTTTTACAAGGTCGTTTAGTTCAAGAACTGTCATTTCTTTAACAGCATCTAAGATT
The window above is part of the Sporosarcina sp. 6E9 genome. Proteins encoded here:
- the rplL gene encoding 50S ribosomal protein L7/L12, which encodes MTIEQILDAVKEMTVLELNDLVKAIEEEFGVTAAAPVAAAGAAGGAVEEEQSEFDVILTSAGDKKIQVIKAVREITGLGLKEAKAVVDGAPGPVKEGVAKEEAEELKAKLEEVGASVELK